A window of the Enterobacteriaceae bacterium 4M9 genome harbors these coding sequences:
- the cptA gene encoding phosphoethanolamine transferase CptA, which translates to MSSLIRNRGAFSTMALLWLLLYFWFFSTALQAYIMLTGYSGTTGLRDSLLYSSLWLIPVFLFPNRTRLIAAVIGVMLWLSSASALAYFVIYGQEFSQSVLFVMFETNANEAREFASQYFSLKLLIILLLYTAVALFLWTRLRPVYIRTPWRYGVAAAIFYGLIIQPLFSNVVLNKTSMASAVNSLNSRMEPAAPWQLVSSYVQYRNQLNNLESLLSKNSALPPLAELKDSSGNAPRTLVLVIGESTQRNRMSLYGYPRETTPKLDALRASDPNFTVFNDVVTSRPYTIEILQQALTFANEENPDRYLTKPSLMNMMKQAGYKTFWITNQQTMTARNTMLTVFSRQTDKQYYMNQQRTQSAREYDANVLAPFKDVLNDPAPKKFIVVHLLGTHIKYQYRYPELAKWDRFTGKTDNVPANLDQEQRATYNDYDNANLYNDNVLSQLIADYKATDPNGFMLYFSDHGEEVYDTAPYTIQGRNESSPTRAMYTVPFFVWTSDKWQAANPRNLRGDVNRKFSLMNLIYTWSDLARLSYDGYDPTRSLVSPQFVQTPRWIGNPYEKGGLRDFDTLANSATNAAVIQ; encoded by the coding sequence ATGTCTTCATTAATACGTAACCGGGGTGCTTTTAGCACGATGGCGTTACTCTGGCTCCTGCTTTACTTCTGGTTCTTTTCAACCGCATTGCAGGCGTACATTATGCTGACGGGCTACAGCGGCACGACTGGCCTGCGCGACTCGCTGCTGTACAGTTCTCTGTGGCTCATTCCGGTCTTTTTATTTCCGAACCGGACCCGGCTTATTGCCGCCGTTATTGGTGTGATGTTATGGCTAAGTTCCGCGAGCGCACTGGCCTATTTTGTTATCTATGGACAGGAGTTTTCACAAAGCGTCTTATTTGTGATGTTTGAAACCAATGCCAATGAGGCTCGTGAATTTGCCAGTCAGTACTTCAGTCTGAAATTATTAATCATCCTGTTACTTTATACCGCTGTCGCACTATTTCTCTGGACGCGTCTGCGCCCGGTTTATATCCGCACGCCATGGCGTTACGGCGTGGCCGCCGCAATTTTTTACGGATTGATTATCCAGCCGTTATTTAGCAATGTGGTTCTCAATAAAACCAGCATGGCCTCAGCGGTGAATTCCTTAAATTCCCGTATGGAGCCTGCCGCGCCGTGGCAGCTTGTCAGCAGCTATGTGCAATATCGCAACCAACTTAATAACCTGGAAAGCCTGCTTTCTAAAAACAGCGCACTGCCACCGCTGGCAGAACTCAAAGACAGCTCAGGCAACGCACCGCGCACGCTGGTGCTGGTTATTGGTGAATCCACACAGCGCAACCGCATGAGCCTGTACGGCTACCCGCGTGAAACCACACCAAAACTCGACGCACTTCGCGCCAGCGATCCAAACTTCACGGTCTTTAACGACGTTGTCACCTCACGCCCGTACACCATAGAAATCCTGCAACAGGCGCTCACCTTCGCTAACGAAGAAAACCCGGATCGCTATCTGACGAAGCCCTCGTTGATGAACATGATGAAACAGGCAGGTTATAAAACGTTCTGGATAACCAACCAGCAAACGATGACCGCCCGCAACACCATGCTGACGGTATTTTCGCGCCAGACCGACAAACAATATTATATGAACCAACAGCGCACCCAGAGCGCGCGCGAATACGACGCAAACGTGCTGGCACCATTTAAAGACGTGCTCAACGATCCGGCACCGAAGAAATTTATCGTCGTGCATTTGCTGGGGACACATATTAAATATCAGTATCGTTACCCGGAGCTGGCGAAATGGGACCGTTTCACCGGAAAAACCGACAATGTTCCCGCTAATCTGGATCAGGAGCAGCGGGCAACGTATAACGATTACGACAACGCGAATCTGTACAACGACAATGTGCTGTCACAGCTTATCGCTGACTACAAAGCCACAGACCCGAACGGTTTTATGCTCTATTTTTCCGATCACGGGGAAGAGGTTTATGACACCGCGCCGTACACGATTCAGGGCCGCAATGAGTCCAGCCCCACGCGCGCCATGTACACCGTTCCCTTCTTTGTCTGGACCTCAGACAAATGGCAGGCGGCGAATCCGCGCAATTTACGCGGAGATGTGAATCGCAAGTTCAGCCTGATGAACCTTATCTATACCTGGTCCGATCTGGCGCGCCTGAGCTACGATGGTTACGATCCCACGCGATCGCTGGTGAGTCCGCAGTTTGTGCAAACGCCGCGCTGGATTGGCAATCCTTATGAGAAAGGCGGGCTACGTGATTTTGATACCTTAGCCAACAGCGCCACTAACGCAGCGGTTATTCAATAA
- a CDS encoding HAMP domain-containing protein — translation MFKTTQARFIAATLGFFFFLTVITVWIILKFIAPQLKNNEHRLVLYEIGAQAAAITEQMTRVQSQQRSITETVASLDSPQIDQQLAALVNQYGDSNVFGGGIWPLPGAREAGRDKFSTFFARDNNNVLRLNTVWNQPESLNYWEQPWHRDAQNGAKGECAWAKAYIDAASTQPRTNCAMPIYRNGTIWGVATIDITLGFFNHLARTMSEAINGNVLIVEADGKVVGNSQPALDTSGMPNISELSLPGVETLQQMLAQAGSTSQEKEYSGPNGAHTLFVYPVPGSPWFVVSDIDSTLLSQQTSSILTRLGMVQIPLILILMVILVGMIRTVMNNLRMLNNNLSALSAGGADLTQRLPESKSPEFNEVARSFNGFISYLQGLLQQVSSSAQAIASASHQITQGNVDLSSRTEEQSASLVQTAASMEEITGTVAQNADNAAHADELTAQASAVAQRGEALLSQTVEKMDDIESSSRRVSDIVNVIDGIAFQTNILALNAAVEAARAGEQGRGFAVVASEVRSLAQRSSGSAKEIRALIEESVTSVQEGSRLVHDTGVTMEELMRSVSNVSALIGEVKTASREQSAGIEQVNSAVSQLEGTTQQNASLVEQVSVAARSMEKQANQLAEVVNRFKL, via the coding sequence ATGTTTAAAACCACTCAGGCACGCTTCATTGCTGCGACTCTGGGATTCTTTTTCTTCCTGACGGTTATCACCGTCTGGATAATCCTGAAATTTATCGCACCACAGCTTAAAAACAATGAACATCGGCTGGTGCTCTATGAAATCGGCGCCCAGGCAGCGGCAATCACTGAGCAGATGACGCGTGTGCAGTCTCAGCAGCGCAGTATCACCGAAACTGTTGCGTCACTGGACAGCCCGCAAATCGACCAGCAGCTTGCCGCACTGGTTAACCAATACGGTGACAGCAATGTTTTTGGTGGCGGCATATGGCCGCTGCCGGGAGCGCGTGAAGCCGGGCGAGATAAGTTCAGCACTTTTTTTGCACGCGACAATAACAATGTGCTGCGACTGAACACGGTATGGAACCAGCCTGAGTCACTCAATTACTGGGAGCAACCCTGGCACCGCGATGCGCAAAACGGCGCAAAAGGCGAATGTGCGTGGGCGAAGGCCTATATTGATGCCGCCAGCACACAGCCGCGCACCAACTGTGCCATGCCGATTTATCGCAACGGTACCATCTGGGGTGTTGCCACAATTGATATTACGCTGGGCTTTTTTAACCATCTTGCCCGCACCATGAGCGAGGCCATTAACGGTAACGTGCTCATTGTGGAAGCTGACGGTAAAGTGGTGGGCAACAGCCAGCCTGCGCTCGATACCTCCGGTATGCCGAACATCAGCGAGTTGTCGTTGCCGGGTGTGGAGACGTTGCAGCAGATGCTTGCCCAGGCGGGCAGCACGTCACAGGAAAAGGAATATAGCGGGCCGAATGGCGCGCATACGCTGTTTGTTTACCCGGTGCCTGGTAGCCCGTGGTTTGTGGTCAGCGACATCGACAGCACGCTACTCAGCCAGCAGACCAGCAGCATTCTGACGCGTCTTGGAATGGTCCAGATCCCACTGATTTTGATTCTGATGGTTATTCTGGTCGGGATGATTCGCACCGTAATGAACAACCTGCGTATGCTCAACAATAACCTGAGCGCGCTTTCTGCTGGTGGCGCCGATTTGACCCAGCGTCTGCCTGAGAGCAAAAGCCCGGAGTTCAACGAGGTTGCCCGAAGCTTCAACGGCTTTATCAGCTATCTTCAGGGTTTGCTACAGCAGGTAAGCAGTAGCGCACAGGCAATTGCCAGCGCATCACATCAGATAACGCAGGGCAATGTCGATCTCTCCTCACGTACCGAAGAGCAGTCGGCATCACTGGTGCAGACCGCGGCTTCTATGGAGGAAATTACCGGGACGGTGGCGCAGAATGCGGACAATGCGGCTCATGCTGACGAACTGACGGCGCAAGCTTCGGCGGTAGCCCAACGCGGTGAAGCATTATTAAGCCAGACGGTTGAAAAGATGGATGATATTGAGTCCTCATCGCGCCGCGTATCTGACATTGTGAATGTGATTGACGGTATTGCCTTCCAGACCAATATCCTGGCGCTGAATGCGGCCGTTGAGGCCGCCAGAGCGGGTGAGCAGGGGCGCGGTTTTGCCGTGGTGGCTTCTGAAGTCAGAAGCCTGGCGCAACGTTCTTCCGGTTCAGCAAAAGAAATTCGTGCGTTGATTGAAGAGTCGGTCACCAGCGTACAGGAGGGCAGCCGTCTGGTTCACGACACAGGGGTGACAATGGAGGAGTTGATGCGTTCGGTGTCAAACGTCTCCGCGCTGATAGGCGAAGTGAAAACGGCGAGCCGTGAGCAGAGCGCTGGCATTGAGCAGGTGAACTCTGCTGTCAGCCAGCTTGAGGGCACCACGCAGCAGAATGCCTCGCTGGTGGAGCAGGTTTCTGTGGCGGCAAGATCGATGGAGAAGCAAGCAAACCAGCTTGCCGAAGTGGTTAACCGCTTCAAACTCTGA
- the metF gene encoding methylenetetrahydrofolate reductase codes for MSFFHANQREALNQSLAELQGQINVSFEFFPPRTSEMEETLWSSIDRLSSLKPKFVSVTYGANSGERDRTHSIIKGIKDRTGLEAAPHLTCIDATPDELRAIARDYWENGIRHIVALRGDLPPGSGKPDMYASDLVALLKEVADFDISVAAYPEVHPEAKSAQADLINLKRKIDAGANRAITQFFFDVESYLRFRDRCVATGIDVEIVPGILPVSNYKQLTKFATMTNVRVPKWMDSMFEGLDNDPETRKMVGANIAMDMVKILSREGVKDFHFYTLNRAEMSYAICHTLGVRPAAA; via the coding sequence ATGAGCTTTTTCCACGCCAACCAGCGGGAAGCCCTGAATCAAAGCCTGGCAGAGCTGCAGGGACAAATTAACGTCTCCTTTGAGTTTTTCCCGCCGCGCACCAGCGAAATGGAAGAGACGCTGTGGAGCTCTATCGACAGGCTGAGCAGCCTGAAGCCGAAATTCGTTTCCGTCACCTATGGCGCAAACTCTGGCGAGCGTGACCGTACTCACAGCATCATCAAAGGCATTAAGGACCGTACCGGCCTTGAGGCTGCACCGCATCTGACCTGTATTGATGCCACGCCAGACGAACTGCGTGCCATCGCCCGCGATTACTGGGAAAACGGCATTCGCCATATTGTGGCGCTGCGTGGTGATTTACCGCCGGGCAGTGGTAAGCCGGATATGTATGCCTCTGACCTGGTGGCGCTGCTCAAAGAGGTCGCGGATTTTGATATCTCGGTTGCCGCTTACCCGGAAGTGCACCCGGAGGCGAAAAGCGCCCAGGCTGACCTGATCAATCTCAAGCGCAAAATCGACGCCGGGGCCAACCGCGCTATCACGCAGTTTTTCTTTGATGTGGAAAGCTACCTGCGTTTTCGCGACCGCTGTGTGGCGACCGGCATCGACGTGGAAATTGTGCCGGGCATTCTGCCGGTGAGTAACTACAAGCAGCTGACTAAATTTGCCACCATGACTAACGTGCGTGTACCGAAGTGGATGGACAGTATGTTTGAAGGGCTGGATAACGACCCGGAAACCCGCAAGATGGTGGGCGCGAATATCGCGATGGATATGGTTAAAATCCTCAGCCGCGAAGGCGTGAAGGACTTTCATTTCTACACGCTTAACCGCGCTGAGATGAGCTATGCCATTTGCCATACGCTGGGCGTGCGTCCTGCTGCGGCGTAA
- a CDS encoding bifunctional aspartate kinase/homoserine dehydrogenase II, whose protein sequence is MSVSAQAGAKARQLHKFGGSSLADVKCYLRVAGIMAGYSRPGDMMVVSAAGSTTNQLISWLKLSQSDRIAAYQVQQTLRRYQSELIGGLLPQAQTDVLIAAFIRDLERLAVLLDGEITDAVYAEVVGHGEIWSARLMAEVLKEQDIEAVWLDARTFLRAERAAQPQVNEGLSFPLLQQQLAQHPNKRLVVTGFIACNNAGETVLLGRNGSDYSATQIGALAGVDRVTIWSDVAGVYSADPRKVKDACLLPLLRLDEASELARLAAPVLHARTLQPVSGSDIDLQLRCSYNPEQGSTRIERVLASGTGARIVTSHDDVCLIEYKIAPQKDFNLARQEVDQLLKRAQLRPLATGVHPDRNMLQLCYTQEVVGSALSLLQDAALPGELRLRDGLALVAMVGAGVCRNPLHSHRFWQQLKDQPVEFIWQSEDGISLVAVLRVGPTESLIQGLHQSLFRAEKRIGLMLFGKGNIGSRWLELFAREQKTLSARTGFEFVLAGVVDSERCLLSYDGLDASRALAFFNDEAVEQDEDALFLWMRAHPWDDLVVLDVTASAQLADQYLDFASHGFHVISANKLAGAGDGAKYRQIRDAFAKTNRHWLYNATVGAGLPVNHTVRDLRDSGDAILAISGIFSGTLSWLFLQFDGTVPFTELVDQAWQQGLTEPDPRVDLSGKDVMRKLVILAREAGYDIEPDQVRVESLVPAGCEDGSVDHFFENGDELNEQMVQRLEAAQEMGLVLRYVARFDANGKARVGVEAVRPDHPLAALLPCDNVFAIESRWYRDNPLVIRGPGAGRDVTAGAIQSDINRLAQLL, encoded by the coding sequence ATGAGTGTTTCAGCGCAGGCAGGAGCGAAGGCTCGTCAGCTGCATAAATTTGGTGGCAGTAGTCTTGCCGATGTGAAATGTTACCTGCGCGTTGCGGGCATTATGGCCGGGTACTCCCGCCCTGGCGATATGATGGTGGTTTCAGCCGCAGGCAGCACCACCAACCAGCTGATTAGCTGGCTCAAGCTGAGCCAGAGCGACAGAATTGCCGCCTACCAGGTGCAGCAGACGCTGCGCCGCTACCAGAGTGAGCTAATTGGCGGCCTGCTGCCGCAGGCGCAGACCGATGTGCTGATTGCTGCCTTTATTCGTGACCTTGAACGCCTGGCGGTGCTGCTGGACGGTGAAATCACAGACGCGGTCTACGCCGAAGTCGTCGGTCACGGTGAAATCTGGTCAGCCCGTCTGATGGCCGAGGTGCTCAAAGAGCAGGATATCGAGGCGGTATGGCTCGATGCCCGCACCTTTCTGCGTGCTGAGCGCGCCGCTCAGCCGCAGGTTAACGAAGGACTCTCCTTTCCGCTGTTGCAACAGCAGCTGGCCCAGCATCCGAATAAAAGGCTGGTAGTGACCGGCTTCATTGCCTGCAACAACGCCGGTGAAACGGTGCTGCTCGGGCGCAACGGCTCTGACTATTCTGCGACCCAAATCGGTGCACTGGCAGGCGTTGACCGCGTGACGATATGGAGCGATGTGGCCGGGGTTTACAGTGCCGACCCACGTAAAGTCAAAGATGCCTGCCTGCTGCCGCTGCTGCGCCTGGATGAGGCCAGTGAACTGGCGCGACTGGCAGCCCCGGTACTGCATGCGCGCACGCTACAGCCTGTATCCGGCAGCGACATCGATTTACAGCTGCGCTGTAGCTACAACCCGGAGCAAGGCTCCACGCGCATTGAGCGCGTGCTGGCGTCCGGCACAGGCGCGCGCATTGTCACCAGCCATGACGATGTCTGCCTGATTGAATACAAAATTGCGCCGCAAAAAGACTTCAACCTGGCGCGCCAGGAAGTGGACCAGCTACTCAAGCGCGCCCAGCTTCGCCCGCTGGCGACGGGCGTTCATCCTGACCGCAATATGCTGCAACTGTGCTACACCCAGGAAGTGGTGGGCAGTGCGCTGAGTCTGTTACAGGATGCGGCGCTGCCCGGTGAGTTGCGCCTGCGCGATGGCCTGGCGCTGGTGGCGATGGTGGGTGCGGGCGTGTGCCGTAACCCGCTGCACAGCCATCGCTTCTGGCAGCAGTTAAAAGACCAGCCAGTCGAATTTATCTGGCAGTCAGAAGACGGCATCAGCCTGGTGGCCGTGCTGCGTGTGGGGCCGACCGAAAGCCTGATTCAGGGGCTGCACCAGTCGCTGTTCCGCGCAGAAAAGCGCATTGGTCTGATGCTGTTTGGCAAAGGCAACATCGGTTCGCGCTGGCTGGAGTTGTTCGCTCGCGAGCAGAAAACGCTGTCTGCACGCACCGGCTTTGAATTTGTGCTGGCCGGTGTGGTGGATAGCGAGCGTTGCCTGCTGAGCTACGACGGCCTTGATGCCAGCCGCGCGCTGGCGTTCTTTAACGACGAGGCGGTGGAGCAGGACGAAGACGCGCTGTTCCTGTGGATGCGTGCACATCCGTGGGATGACCTGGTGGTGCTGGACGTGACCGCCAGCGCGCAGCTGGCAGACCAGTATCTTGATTTTGCCAGCCACGGCTTTCACGTTATCAGCGCTAACAAGCTGGCCGGGGCGGGCGACGGCGCAAAATATCGCCAGATTCGCGATGCGTTTGCCAAAACCAATCGCCACTGGCTGTATAACGCCACCGTCGGCGCCGGGCTGCCGGTGAACCATACGGTGCGCGATCTGCGTGACAGCGGCGACGCCATCCTTGCCATCAGCGGTATTTTCTCCGGCACGCTGTCCTGGCTGTTTTTACAGTTTGACGGCACGGTGCCGTTTACCGAGTTGGTGGACCAGGCCTGGCAACAAGGGCTGACTGAGCCGGACCCGCGTGTGGATCTGTCGGGTAAAGACGTGATGCGCAAGCTGGTGATTCTGGCGCGTGAAGCCGGGTACGACATTGAACCGGATCAGGTCCGCGTGGAGTCGCTGGTGCCAGCGGGCTGTGAAGACGGTTCGGTGGATCACTTCTTTGAAAACGGCGATGAGTTGAACGAGCAAATGGTCCAGCGCCTGGAAGCCGCGCAGGAAATGGGACTGGTGCTGCGTTACGTGGCGCGTTTTGACGCTAACGGCAAAGCGCGCGTTGGCGTTGAAGCCGTGCGCCCGGACCATCCGCTGGCGGCGCTGCTGCCGTGCGATAACGTGTTTGCCATTGAAAGCCGCTGGTATCGTGATAACCCGCTGGTGATTCGCGGTCCCGGCGCCGGGCGTGACGTTACCGCAGGCGCCATTCAGTCGGATATCAATCGCCTGGCGCAGCTGCTGTAG
- the metB gene encoding cystathionine gamma-synthase yields the protein MTRKQATIAVRSGLNDDEQYGCVVPPIHLSSTYNFIDFNEPRAHDYSRRGNPTRDVVQRALAELEGGAGAVLTNTGMSAIHLVTTVFLKPGDLLVAPHDCYGGSYRLFDSLAKRGCYRVLFVDQGDEAALASALAEKPKLVLIESPSNPLLRVVDIEKICQQAREIGAVSVVDNTFLSPALQSPLALGADLVLHSCTKYLNGHSDVVAGVVIAKDPDVVTELAWWANNIGVTGAAFDSYLLLRGLRTLVPRMNVAQRNALALVEYLKSQKLVKRLYHPSLPEHPGHQIAARQQKGFGAMLSFELDGDEQTIRRFLSGLTLFTLAESLGGVESLISHTATMTHAGMAPEARAAAGISETLFRISTGIEDSEDLIADLDNAFRIAAEG from the coding sequence ATGACGCGCAAGCAGGCCACCATCGCAGTACGTAGCGGTTTGAATGACGACGAGCAGTACGGCTGCGTTGTCCCGCCTATTCATCTTTCCAGCACCTACAACTTCATCGACTTTAATGAACCGCGCGCCCATGACTACTCGCGCCGCGGCAATCCGACGCGCGATGTGGTACAGCGTGCGCTGGCTGAGCTGGAGGGCGGTGCAGGTGCGGTGCTAACCAACACCGGTATGTCGGCGATTCACCTGGTGACCACGGTTTTCCTTAAGCCTGGCGATCTGCTGGTGGCCCCTCACGACTGCTACGGCGGCAGTTACCGCCTGTTCGACAGCCTGGCAAAGCGCGGGTGCTACCGCGTGCTGTTTGTTGACCAGGGCGATGAGGCCGCGCTGGCGTCGGCACTGGCTGAGAAGCCGAAGCTGGTGCTGATAGAAAGTCCGAGTAATCCGTTGTTACGCGTGGTGGATATTGAGAAAATCTGCCAACAGGCGCGTGAAATCGGCGCGGTGAGCGTGGTGGATAACACGTTCCTCAGCCCGGCGCTGCAAAGCCCGCTGGCGCTGGGTGCGGATCTGGTGCTGCACTCCTGCACCAAGTACCTGAACGGCCACTCAGACGTGGTGGCCGGAGTGGTGATTGCCAAAGACCCGGACGTGGTGACAGAGCTTGCCTGGTGGGCTAACAATATTGGCGTGACCGGTGCGGCGTTTGACAGCTATTTGCTGCTGCGTGGCCTGCGCACCCTTGTGCCGCGTATGAATGTGGCGCAACGTAACGCGCTGGCGCTGGTGGAATACCTGAAGTCGCAGAAGCTGGTGAAGCGCCTGTATCATCCGTCGCTGCCAGAACATCCGGGCCACCAGATTGCTGCGCGCCAGCAAAAAGGTTTTGGCGCCATGCTCAGTTTTGAGCTTGATGGTGATGAACAAACGATTCGCCGCTTCCTGAGCGGGCTGACGTTGTTTACGCTTGCCGAGTCGCTGGGCGGTGTAGAAAGCCTGATTTCTCACACGGCGACCATGACCCACGCGGGGATGGCGCCTGAAGCGCGCGCCGCTGCCGGGATCTCTGAGACGCTGTTTCGCATCTCAACCGGTATTGAAGACAGTGAAGATTTAATTGCCGATCTGGATAATGCATTCCGGATCGCCGCCGAGGGGTAA
- the metJ gene encoding met regulon transcriptional regulator MetJ, producing MAEWSGEYISPYAEHGKKSEQVKKITVSIPLKVLKILTDERTRRQVNNLRHATNSELLCEAFLHAFTGQPLPNDEDLRKERSDEIPEAAKEIMRELGIDPDTWEY from the coding sequence ATGGCTGAATGGAGCGGCGAATATATCAGCCCCTACGCTGAGCACGGCAAGAAGAGTGAGCAAGTCAAAAAGATTACGGTTTCCATTCCTCTGAAGGTATTAAAAATCCTCACCGACGAGCGCACCCGCCGTCAGGTCAACAACCTGCGCCACGCCACCAACAGCGAGCTGCTGTGCGAGGCCTTCCTGCACGCGTTTACCGGTCAGCCTCTGCCCAACGACGAGGATCTGCGTAAAGAGCGTAGCGATGAAATTCCAGAAGCCGCGAAAGAAATTATGCGCGAGCTGGGGATTGACCCGGATACGTGGGAATACTGA
- the rpmE gene encoding 50S ribosomal protein L31: MKKDIHPNYAEITANCSCGNVIKVGSTAGHDLNLDVCGKCHPFYTGKQREVATGGRVDRFNKRFSLPGSSK; encoded by the coding sequence ATGAAAAAAGATATTCACCCGAATTACGCAGAAATTACTGCAAACTGCTCTTGCGGTAATGTTATCAAGGTTGGCTCCACTGCGGGTCACGACCTGAACCTGGACGTGTGCGGTAAATGCCACCCGTTCTACACCGGTAAGCAGCGTGAAGTGGCTACCGGCGGCCGTGTTGATCGCTTCAACAAGCGCTTCAGCCTGCCGGGCAGCAGCAAGTAA